A genomic window from Brevibacillus agri includes:
- the cas4 gene encoding CRISPR-associated protein Cas4 translates to MEFSEDDHYLLLSGIQHFQFCKRQWALIHIEQQWEENVRTIEGVHLHRKADQPFAREKRGDKLIVRAMPVKSESLKITGVCDVVEFVKSDNGVEINGASGKYTAYPIEYKRGKPKSGEEDVVQLVAQAICLEEMLLCDIDLGYIFYHEIKHRVEVPLTADLKDKVKLIVAEMQDYYHRRHTPRVKTGSFCRSCSLQNICLPELMNKRTVKSYVEGKINE, encoded by the coding sequence ATGGAATTTAGTGAAGACGATCATTATTTACTTTTGTCCGGCATTCAGCATTTTCAGTTTTGCAAACGGCAGTGGGCATTGATTCACATTGAACAGCAGTGGGAGGAGAATGTCAGAACGATAGAGGGCGTACATCTTCATCGGAAGGCAGATCAACCGTTTGCCAGAGAAAAGCGAGGAGACAAACTGATCGTTCGAGCCATGCCTGTAAAATCGGAAAGCCTCAAGATCACAGGCGTTTGTGATGTGGTAGAGTTTGTGAAAAGCGATAACGGCGTTGAAATCAATGGGGCTTCCGGCAAATACACTGCGTATCCCATTGAATATAAACGCGGAAAGCCGAAAAGCGGAGAAGAGGATGTCGTACAATTAGTTGCCCAAGCCATTTGTTTGGAGGAAATGCTGTTGTGCGACATAGACCTCGGCTATATTTTTTACCATGAGATCAAGCATCGAGTCGAGGTCCCGCTAACGGCTGATTTGAAAGATAAGGTGAAGCTGATTGTGGCTGAAATGCAAGACTACTATCATCGCAGACATACTCCTAGAGTGAAGACGGGGTCCTTCTGTCGAAGTTGTTCCCTTCAAAATATTTGTTTGCCGGAGCTCATGAACAAACGAACCGTAAAAAGTTACGTTGAAGGGAAAATCAACGAATGA
- the cas2 gene encoding CRISPR-associated endonuclease Cas2: MLVLITYDVSTVSSAGQKRLRRVSKICQNYGQRVQNSVFECIVDSTQLTSLKLELLSIIDLDQDSLRIYQLGNHYKNKVEHLGVKESIDLEGPLIF; the protein is encoded by the coding sequence GTGCTGGTATTGATCACGTATGATGTGAGCACAGTTAGCAGTGCAGGGCAAAAAAGACTTCGCCGCGTCTCGAAAATATGCCAAAATTACGGTCAACGTGTCCAAAATTCCGTGTTTGAATGCATTGTCGATTCCACACAGCTTACTTCATTGAAGCTGGAATTGCTCTCGATCATCGATCTGGATCAGGATAGCCTCCGTATTTATCAATTAGGCAATCATTACAAGAATAAGGTAGAGCATTTGGGTGTGAAAGAATCAATTGATTTAGAGGGGCCATTGATTTTCTAG
- the cas1c gene encoding type I-C CRISPR-associated endonuclease Cas1c, with amino-acid sequence MKKLLNTLFITQPDVYLSLDGDNIVLLKDQEKLGRLPLHNLESIISFGYTGASPALMGYCAERNISLTFFTMNGRFLARVIGESKGNVVLRKKQYVVSEDEALSARIARNFIVGKIYNHKWMIERMTRDYPLRIDVDRFKDASKQLSSLLLDVRDCENLERLRGLEGQAAICYNRLFDSMILQQKESFYFRARSRRPPLDNVNAMLSFAYSLLAIDMAAALEGVGLDAYVGFLHRDRPGRASLALDVMEELRGVFADRFVLSLINKKIVSKEDFFQKENGAVIMGDEARKKFLMAWQNKKQEKITHPFLGEKISWGLVPHVQALLLARFLRNDLDEYPPFLWK; translated from the coding sequence ATGAAGAAACTGCTAAATACGTTGTTTATTACACAGCCCGATGTGTATTTATCGCTTGATGGCGATAATATTGTTCTCCTCAAGGATCAGGAGAAGTTGGGGAGGCTGCCATTACACAATTTGGAATCGATCATCTCATTTGGCTACACCGGCGCCAGTCCAGCTTTGATGGGATATTGCGCTGAGCGAAACATTTCATTGACATTCTTCACCATGAACGGGCGATTTCTTGCCAGAGTGATTGGGGAAAGCAAGGGGAATGTCGTCCTGAGAAAAAAACAGTATGTGGTGTCAGAGGATGAGGCTCTTTCCGCAAGAATTGCTCGTAATTTTATAGTAGGCAAGATTTACAACCATAAATGGATGATTGAAAGAATGACCAGAGACTATCCTTTGCGGATCGATGTAGACCGATTTAAGGATGCATCCAAGCAGCTATCTTCTTTACTTTTGGACGTGAGGGATTGCGAAAATCTGGAGAGGCTAAGGGGGCTAGAAGGTCAGGCAGCTATTTGCTACAATAGGCTATTTGACTCCATGATTTTACAACAAAAGGAAAGTTTTTACTTTCGTGCACGCTCACGAAGACCGCCGCTGGATAACGTGAATGCGATGCTGTCATTCGCATATTCTCTATTGGCGATTGATATGGCAGCGGCACTGGAAGGTGTTGGATTAGACGCCTATGTTGGTTTTTTGCATCGAGATCGGCCGGGGCGCGCTTCCCTGGCCCTAGATGTGATGGAGGAGCTGCGAGGAGTTTTTGCAGATAGATTTGTGCTGTCGTTAATTAACAAAAAGATTGTGAGCAAGGAAGATTTTTTCCAAAAAGAGAATGGTGCCGTCATTATGGGAGATGAAGCGAGAAAGAAGTTCCTAATGGCATGGCAAAATAAAAAACAGGAGAAAATTACTCATCCATTTCTTGGGGAGAAAATTTCCTGGGGCCTAGTTCCGCACGTACAAGCTTTATTGTTAGCCCGTTTTTTACGTAATGATTTGGATGAGTATCCTCCTTTTTTGTGGAAGTAG
- the cas7c gene encoding type I-C CRISPR-associated protein Cas7/Csd2 yields the protein MTTLDHKIDFAVVLSVTKANPNGDPLNGNRPRQNYDGHGEISDVALKRKIRNRLQDMGESIFVQSNDRKSDSYGSLRERADANAELEKVLKSKNVSSDEFARIACQEWIDVRSFGQVFAFKAEKGAGVSVGVRGPVSIHTATSLDPIDISSVQITKSVNSEPGASRGSDTMGMKHRVDSGVYVFYGSINTQLAEKTGFTNEDAEKIKRALVTLFENDASSARPEGSMEVHRVYWWEHPSKLGHYSSAKVHRSLLIERLVEEPKKFDDYMFSVQPLDGLKVEILDGI from the coding sequence ATGACAACGCTCGATCATAAAATCGATTTTGCCGTCGTTTTATCGGTGACGAAAGCCAATCCGAACGGGGACCCGCTGAATGGCAATCGGCCACGGCAAAACTATGATGGCCATGGAGAAATTTCTGATGTCGCATTGAAACGGAAGATTCGAAATCGTCTGCAAGATATGGGCGAATCCATATTTGTACAGTCCAATGATCGCAAATCAGATTCTTATGGAAGCCTTCGAGAGCGGGCAGATGCGAATGCCGAGCTGGAGAAGGTATTAAAGTCCAAAAACGTATCCAGCGATGAGTTTGCCAGAATTGCTTGCCAGGAATGGATCGATGTTCGAAGCTTTGGTCAAGTATTTGCATTCAAAGCGGAAAAAGGAGCGGGTGTATCTGTCGGCGTAAGAGGGCCTGTTTCCATTCATACGGCGACCAGTTTAGATCCGATTGACATCTCCAGCGTCCAGATTACCAAAAGCGTGAACTCGGAGCCTGGAGCCTCTCGCGGCTCAGATACGATGGGAATGAAGCATCGAGTCGACTCAGGGGTGTATGTCTTTTACGGTAGTATCAATACGCAGCTCGCCGAAAAAACGGGATTTACGAACGAAGACGCCGAGAAAATCAAGAGGGCGTTAGTGACCTTGTTTGAGAACGATGCGTCTTCTGCCCGTCCGGAAGGAAGTATGGAAGTTCACAGGGTGTATTGGTGGGAGCATCCATCCAAGTTGGGCCACTATTCCTCTGCAAAGGTACATCGATCGTTATTGATTGAAAGACTTGTAGAAGAACCCAAGAAATTTGACGACTACATGTTCTCGGTGCAACCATTGGATGGGTTGAAAGTAGAGATTTTGGATGGAATTTAG